From one Ooceraea biroi isolate clonal line C1 chromosome 7, Obir_v5.4, whole genome shotgun sequence genomic stretch:
- the LOC105274776 gene encoding phosphatidylinositide phosphatase SAC2 isoform X2 — translation MELFRTDTHFIFVKERHSLWCDKYTGEFAAKSDWEWATPKDLECLGMFYGIVGKIEQTSVLEPRLMLIKDVIPAGELHGGHVVYRIKSIAFLHIGTENTDIGLLPCKKHQYVFKKKGGTGLFDVPQKAALAKTWGTIKNATNTIKNTTQQAAALATSQVKSTVTKRSMVKDKERFEKRILEELNKIFTETDSFFFCQTGDITNSLQRQCIMESQQEEDDQSKPLWQRVDDRFFWNKHMLHDLISLNTDKANCWILPIIQGYVQIEKCIVEVGFDEQPQQEIFNLAIISRRSRFRAGTRYKRRGVDDDGKCANYVETEQLVWYHDHQVSFAQVRGSVPVYWSQPGYKYKPPPRIDKDEEETQVAFEKHFGEELALYGPICIVNLVEQSGKEKIVWEAYSNHVFNYNHLDITYTTFDFHEYCRGMHFENVSILVNALATLLADMGYCWRDKQDRTNVVQTALGKAVMEMQFSKLGLIPPDGTLPANIRQTFQLLWANNGDIISKQYAGTNALKGDYTRTGERKFTGLMKDGMNSANRYYQQHFMDDLRQAAIDTLLGNPIDVAQLNTDWSHYLDILDNCCLELMPIKPPNIQLQLATLPDFLYATALYNLARYYLNRFKDVYRQATIDMMLGNPVSEEVFQERTEEEDNAATAIHVKLLIEDCKKLLIPDPEIILGSWGVIDADPVTGDPTETEMDTILILTRDSYYVADYDDQIDKVTNYQRVLLSDIVLIEFGQPENTVSFFKNKHYHCIRINYKVNGEYGYFHMFRSTNLRFFNNMAVVIKTEEESIESLKAICEAISVTMEISHLPKVPVAMNVALDKRKSKLVNIKGSTGLLDISSFPELTRNVSETQLLALKTAGTKALSNMSEQFSKLNKLSFGAKKPIDLAKSVGGRKEEKLSKPIFTVGSRNISGDVKERSTSSNSSSSSSSGSSNSSSEENIEMTHIHVEKPANFSHDKHLMEAYTPSIGIIMGVKNTNVAEVCETDINVELSMRHSNVNADAKPEMAIDALHLIPQAESGTSIISASPQRTTATTPEITVYDVGDSLSEERERAIPPSTLTLSKNISHSTGHVDEKALTVGAKNIALQTDNRLDEKKRSASEQDLTLSITSSQSESALKSIRENIASVTSPVASTAKDILLPFSKLAKGVQTLGANLDPRKLKTGHMMRNLSEQHMEERRKLQEKWSTCQSRLIAL, via the exons ATGGAGTTGTTCCGCACCGACACGCACTTCATCTTCGTGAAGGAGAGGCACAGCCTCTGGTGCGACAAGTACACCGGCGAGTTCGCCGCAAAATCGG ATTGGGAATGGGCCACGCCGAAAGACTTGGAATGCCTGGGAATGTTTTACGGGATAGTGGGGAAGATCGAGCAAACGTCGGTGCTGGAACCCCGCCTGATGCTCATAAAGGATGTGATACCAGCGGGAGAGTTGCACGGTGGTCATGTTGTCTACAGGATCAAGTCCATCGCGTTCCTGCACATCGGCACAGAGAATACAGACATCGGTTTGCTGCCTTGTAAGAAGCATCAGTATGTGTTCAAGAAGAAAGGTGGTACTGGGCTGTTCGACGTACCGCAGAAAGCAGCCCTGGCGAAGACCTGGGGTACGATCAAGAATGCCACAAATACCATAAAAAATACTACGCAGCAAGCTGCCGCGCTAGCTACGTCTCAA GTAAAATCTACAGTAACAAAACGAAGCATGGTGAAGGATAAAGAAAGATTCGAGAAGAGAATATTGGAAgagttgaataaaatattcaccGAAACcgattcctttttcttctgccAAACTGGTGACATCACCAACAGCCTACAACGACAGTGTATAATGGAATCTCAGCAAGAGGAGGACGATCAAAGCAAGCCATTGTGGCAACGCGTCGATGACAGATTCTTCTGGAATAAGCACATGTTGCATGACCTTATCAGCCTGAAT ACAGATAAAGCAAACTGCTGGATACTACCAATCATTCAAGGGTATGTTCAGATAGAGAAATGCATAGTTGAAGTAGGTTTTGATGAACAACCGCAGCAAGAGATATTTAACTTGGCGATCATATCGAGGAGAAGTAGGTTCCGCGCTGGAACCAG ATATAAGAGGCGTGGCGTGGACGATGACGGCAAGTGTGCAAATTATGTCGAAACGGAACAATTGGTCTGGTATCACGATCATCAAGTATCTTTTGCGCAAGTACGAGGGAGTGTGCCGGTGTATTGGTCGCAACCCGGCTACAAATACAAGCCTCCACCCCGGATTGATAAGG acgaggaggaaacgcAGGTGGCATTTGAGAAGCACTTCGGCGAGGAGCTTGCGCTGTACGGACCTATTTGCATCGTTAATCTGGTCGAACAATCTGGCAAGGAAAAAATCGTTTGGGAGGCTTACAGCAATCatgtgtttaattataatcacTTGGACATCACGTACACCACCTTCGACTTTCACGAATATTG TCGAGGAATGCATTTTGAGAATGTGTCCATTCTGGTTAACGCGTTGGCCACGTTACTGGCAGATATGGGTTACTGCTGGCGCGATAAACAAG ATAGAACAAACGTGGTGCAAACCGCTCTGGGTAAAGCTGTTATGGAAATGCAGTTCTCGAAATTGGGACTTATACCGCCCGACGGAACTCTGCCCGCAAACATAAGACAGACTTTCCAATTGCTTTGGGCTAATAATGGGGATATTATTAGCAAGCAGTACGCGGGAACGAACGCTTTAAAG GGTGACTATACGCGCACTGGGGAGAGAAAGTTTACCGGGTTGATGAAAGACGGCATGAACTCCGCAAACAG ATATTATCAGCAACACTTTATGGACGACTTACGTCAAGCAGCAATAGATACGCTGCTAGGAAACCCGATCGACGTTGCTCAACTGAACACTGATTGGTCACACTATTTAGATATTCTCGATAATTGCTGTCTCGAACTTATGCCTATAAAACCACCGAATATACAACTTCAACTTGCTACTCTTCCCGACTTTCTTTATGCCACTGCCCTTTATAATTTGGCAAG ATATTACTTGAATCGTTTCAAGGATGTCTACAGACAAGCAACAATTGATATGATGCTGGGAAATCCGGTGAGCGAGGAAGTATTCCAAGAACGTACCGAGGAGGAGGATAACGCTGCGACTGCGATTCACGTGAAATTGTTGATCGAGGATTGCAAAAAATTGCTGATACCCGATCCGGAAATTATTCTAGGCAGTTGGGGAGTCATCGATGCCGATCCTGT TACTGGCGATCCGACAGAGACGGAAATGGACACTATTCTAATATTAACTCGAGATAGCTATTACGTAGCGGATTATGATGATCAAATCGATAAAGTCACAAATTACCAAAGAGTCCTGCTAAGCGACATCGTATTGATCGAGTTCGGTCAGCCCGAAAATACGGTGTCGTTTTTCAAGAATAAGCACTATCACTGCATTCGAATCAATTACAAGGTCAATGGCGAGTACGGTTACTTTCACATGTTCCGCAGTACGAATTTAAGATTCTTCAATAATATGGCAGTTGTAATCAAAACTGAGGAGGAAAGCATAG AATCTTTAAAAGCAATTTGCGAAGCGATATCAGTAACCATGGAAATATCGCACTTGCCAAAGGTCCCCGTGGCCATGAACGTTGCGTTAGACAAAAGAAAGAGTAAATTGGTTAATATTAAGGGGTCTACCGGATTACTGGACATCTCGTCGTTCCCAGAACTGACGAGGAATGTGTCCGAGACACAGTTGCTTGCTTTGAAAACAGCAG GTACGAAGGCTCTAAGTAACATGTCGGAGCAATTTAGCAAATTGAACAAACTGAGCTTCGGCGCGAAGAAGCCGATCGATTTGGCCAAAAGCGTGGGCGgtagaaaggaagaaaagttaTCGAAGCCGATTTTCACCGTCGGCAGCAGAAATATCTCCGGCGACGTGAAAGAGAGGAGCACCAGTAgtaacagcagcagcagcagcagcagcggcagcagcaATAGCAGCAGCGaggaaaatatcgaaatgacGCATATACACGTTGAGAAGCCAGCGAACTTCAGTCACGACAAGCATTTGATGGAGGCTTACACCCCGTCGATCGGTATTATCATGGGTGTGAAGAACACCAATGTCGCCGAGGTTTGCGAGACCGACATAAACGTGGAACTATCGATGAGGCACAGTAACGTGAACGCAGATGCGAAACCCGAGATGGCCATCGATGCGCTACATCTGATACCGCAGGCGGAATCCGGCACCAGCATCATCAGCGCTTCGCCGCAGAGGACGACGGCGACCACGCCGGAGATAACGGTATACGACGTGGGCGACAGTCTGAGcgaggagagagaacgagcgatTCCGCCGTCGACTCTGACGCTCTCGAAAAACATCAGCCACTCGACCGGCCACGTTGACGAGAAGGCACTGACCGTTGGTGCGAAAAACATTGCCCTTCAGACGGACAACAGGTTGGACGAGAAGAAGAGGTCAGCTTCCGAGCAGGACCTGACGTTGAGTATCACGTCGTCCCAAAGTGAATCCGCCTTGAAATCCATAAGAGAGAATATCGCGAGCGTCACCAGTCCAGTGGCGTCCACGGCCAAGGATATTCTGCTGCCGTTCTCGAAGCTCGCTAAAGGCGTTCAAACGTTGGGCGCTAATTTGGACCCGCGGAAGCTGAAAACCGGTCACATGATGCGAAATTTGTCCGAGCAGCACATGGAGGAGCGCCGGAAGTTGCAAGAGAAATGGTCCACCTGTCAATCTAGACTTATCGCTTTGTAA
- the LOC105274776 gene encoding phosphatidylinositide phosphatase SAC2 isoform X3 translates to MELFRTDTHFIFVKERHSLWCDKYTGEFAAKSDWEWATPKDLECLGMFYGIVGKIEQTSVLEPRLMLIKDVIPAGELHGGHVVYRIKSIAFLHIGTENTDIGLLPCKKHQYVFKKKGGTGLFDVPQKAALAKTWGTIKNATNTIKNTTQQAAALATSQVKSTVTKRSMVKDKERFEKRILEELNKIFTETDSFFFCQTGDITNSLQRQCIMESQQEEDDQSKPLWQRVDDRFFWNKHMLHDLISLNTDKANCWILPIIQGYVQIEKCIVEVGFDEQPQQEIFNLAIISRRSRFRAGTRYKRRGVDDDGKCANYVETEQLVWYHDHQVSFAQVRGSVPVYWSQPGYKYKPPPRIDKDEEETQVAFEKHFGEELALYGPICIVNLVEQSGKEKIVWEAYSNHVFNYNHLDITYTTFDFHEYCRGMHFENVSILVNALATLLADMGYCWRDKQGTICMQKGVFRVNCIDCLDRTNVVQTALGKAVMEMQFSKLGLIPPDGTLPANIRQTFQLLWANNGDIISKQYAGTNALKGDYTRTGERKFTGLMKDGMNSANRYYLNRFKDVYRQATIDMMLGNPVSEEVFQERTEEEDNAATAIHVKLLIEDCKKLLIPDPEIILGSWGVIDADPVTGDPTETEMDTILILTRDSYYVADYDDQIDKVTNYQRVLLSDIVLIEFGQPENTVSFFKNKHYHCIRINYKVNGEYGYFHMFRSTNLRFFNNMAVVIKTEEESIESLKAICEAISVTMEISHLPKVPVAMNVALDKRKSKLVNIKGSTGLLDISSFPELTRNVSETQLLALKTAGTKALSNMSEQFSKLNKLSFGAKKPIDLAKSVGGRKEEKLSKPIFTVGSRNISGDVKERSTSSNSSSSSSSGSSNSSSEENIEMTHIHVEKPANFSHDKHLMEAYTPSIGIIMGVKNTNVAEVCETDINVELSMRHSNVNADAKPEMAIDALHLIPQAESGTSIISASPQRTTATTPEITVYDVGDSLSEERERAIPPSTLTLSKNISHSTGHVDEKALTVGAKNIALQTDNRLDEKKRSASEQDLTLSITSSQSESALKSIRENIASVTSPVASTAKDILLPFSKLAKGVQTLGANLDPRKLKTGHMMRNLSEQHMEERRKLQEKWSTCQSRLIAL, encoded by the exons ATGGAGTTGTTCCGCACCGACACGCACTTCATCTTCGTGAAGGAGAGGCACAGCCTCTGGTGCGACAAGTACACCGGCGAGTTCGCCGCAAAATCGG ATTGGGAATGGGCCACGCCGAAAGACTTGGAATGCCTGGGAATGTTTTACGGGATAGTGGGGAAGATCGAGCAAACGTCGGTGCTGGAACCCCGCCTGATGCTCATAAAGGATGTGATACCAGCGGGAGAGTTGCACGGTGGTCATGTTGTCTACAGGATCAAGTCCATCGCGTTCCTGCACATCGGCACAGAGAATACAGACATCGGTTTGCTGCCTTGTAAGAAGCATCAGTATGTGTTCAAGAAGAAAGGTGGTACTGGGCTGTTCGACGTACCGCAGAAAGCAGCCCTGGCGAAGACCTGGGGTACGATCAAGAATGCCACAAATACCATAAAAAATACTACGCAGCAAGCTGCCGCGCTAGCTACGTCTCAA GTAAAATCTACAGTAACAAAACGAAGCATGGTGAAGGATAAAGAAAGATTCGAGAAGAGAATATTGGAAgagttgaataaaatattcaccGAAACcgattcctttttcttctgccAAACTGGTGACATCACCAACAGCCTACAACGACAGTGTATAATGGAATCTCAGCAAGAGGAGGACGATCAAAGCAAGCCATTGTGGCAACGCGTCGATGACAGATTCTTCTGGAATAAGCACATGTTGCATGACCTTATCAGCCTGAAT ACAGATAAAGCAAACTGCTGGATACTACCAATCATTCAAGGGTATGTTCAGATAGAGAAATGCATAGTTGAAGTAGGTTTTGATGAACAACCGCAGCAAGAGATATTTAACTTGGCGATCATATCGAGGAGAAGTAGGTTCCGCGCTGGAACCAG ATATAAGAGGCGTGGCGTGGACGATGACGGCAAGTGTGCAAATTATGTCGAAACGGAACAATTGGTCTGGTATCACGATCATCAAGTATCTTTTGCGCAAGTACGAGGGAGTGTGCCGGTGTATTGGTCGCAACCCGGCTACAAATACAAGCCTCCACCCCGGATTGATAAGG acgaggaggaaacgcAGGTGGCATTTGAGAAGCACTTCGGCGAGGAGCTTGCGCTGTACGGACCTATTTGCATCGTTAATCTGGTCGAACAATCTGGCAAGGAAAAAATCGTTTGGGAGGCTTACAGCAATCatgtgtttaattataatcacTTGGACATCACGTACACCACCTTCGACTTTCACGAATATTG TCGAGGAATGCATTTTGAGAATGTGTCCATTCTGGTTAACGCGTTGGCCACGTTACTGGCAGATATGGGTTACTGCTGGCGCGATAAACAAGGTACGATTTGCATGCAAAAGGGCGTATTCCGTGTAAATTGCATAGATTGCTTAGATAGAACAAACGTGGTGCAAACCGCTCTGGGTAAAGCTGTTATGGAAATGCAGTTCTCGAAATTGGGACTTATACCGCCCGACGGAACTCTGCCCGCAAACATAAGACAGACTTTCCAATTGCTTTGGGCTAATAATGGGGATATTATTAGCAAGCAGTACGCGGGAACGAACGCTTTAAAG GGTGACTATACGCGCACTGGGGAGAGAAAGTTTACCGGGTTGATGAAAGACGGCATGAACTCCGCAAACAG ATATTACTTGAATCGTTTCAAGGATGTCTACAGACAAGCAACAATTGATATGATGCTGGGAAATCCGGTGAGCGAGGAAGTATTCCAAGAACGTACCGAGGAGGAGGATAACGCTGCGACTGCGATTCACGTGAAATTGTTGATCGAGGATTGCAAAAAATTGCTGATACCCGATCCGGAAATTATTCTAGGCAGTTGGGGAGTCATCGATGCCGATCCTGT TACTGGCGATCCGACAGAGACGGAAATGGACACTATTCTAATATTAACTCGAGATAGCTATTACGTAGCGGATTATGATGATCAAATCGATAAAGTCACAAATTACCAAAGAGTCCTGCTAAGCGACATCGTATTGATCGAGTTCGGTCAGCCCGAAAATACGGTGTCGTTTTTCAAGAATAAGCACTATCACTGCATTCGAATCAATTACAAGGTCAATGGCGAGTACGGTTACTTTCACATGTTCCGCAGTACGAATTTAAGATTCTTCAATAATATGGCAGTTGTAATCAAAACTGAGGAGGAAAGCATAG AATCTTTAAAAGCAATTTGCGAAGCGATATCAGTAACCATGGAAATATCGCACTTGCCAAAGGTCCCCGTGGCCATGAACGTTGCGTTAGACAAAAGAAAGAGTAAATTGGTTAATATTAAGGGGTCTACCGGATTACTGGACATCTCGTCGTTCCCAGAACTGACGAGGAATGTGTCCGAGACACAGTTGCTTGCTTTGAAAACAGCAG GTACGAAGGCTCTAAGTAACATGTCGGAGCAATTTAGCAAATTGAACAAACTGAGCTTCGGCGCGAAGAAGCCGATCGATTTGGCCAAAAGCGTGGGCGgtagaaaggaagaaaagttaTCGAAGCCGATTTTCACCGTCGGCAGCAGAAATATCTCCGGCGACGTGAAAGAGAGGAGCACCAGTAgtaacagcagcagcagcagcagcagcggcagcagcaATAGCAGCAGCGaggaaaatatcgaaatgacGCATATACACGTTGAGAAGCCAGCGAACTTCAGTCACGACAAGCATTTGATGGAGGCTTACACCCCGTCGATCGGTATTATCATGGGTGTGAAGAACACCAATGTCGCCGAGGTTTGCGAGACCGACATAAACGTGGAACTATCGATGAGGCACAGTAACGTGAACGCAGATGCGAAACCCGAGATGGCCATCGATGCGCTACATCTGATACCGCAGGCGGAATCCGGCACCAGCATCATCAGCGCTTCGCCGCAGAGGACGACGGCGACCACGCCGGAGATAACGGTATACGACGTGGGCGACAGTCTGAGcgaggagagagaacgagcgatTCCGCCGTCGACTCTGACGCTCTCGAAAAACATCAGCCACTCGACCGGCCACGTTGACGAGAAGGCACTGACCGTTGGTGCGAAAAACATTGCCCTTCAGACGGACAACAGGTTGGACGAGAAGAAGAGGTCAGCTTCCGAGCAGGACCTGACGTTGAGTATCACGTCGTCCCAAAGTGAATCCGCCTTGAAATCCATAAGAGAGAATATCGCGAGCGTCACCAGTCCAGTGGCGTCCACGGCCAAGGATATTCTGCTGCCGTTCTCGAAGCTCGCTAAAGGCGTTCAAACGTTGGGCGCTAATTTGGACCCGCGGAAGCTGAAAACCGGTCACATGATGCGAAATTTGTCCGAGCAGCACATGGAGGAGCGCCGGAAGTTGCAAGAGAAATGGTCCACCTGTCAATCTAGACTTATCGCTTTGTAA
- the LOC105274776 gene encoding phosphatidylinositide phosphatase SAC2 isoform X1: MELFRTDTHFIFVKERHSLWCDKYTGEFAAKSDWEWATPKDLECLGMFYGIVGKIEQTSVLEPRLMLIKDVIPAGELHGGHVVYRIKSIAFLHIGTENTDIGLLPCKKHQYVFKKKGGTGLFDVPQKAALAKTWGTIKNATNTIKNTTQQAAALATSQVKSTVTKRSMVKDKERFEKRILEELNKIFTETDSFFFCQTGDITNSLQRQCIMESQQEEDDQSKPLWQRVDDRFFWNKHMLHDLISLNTDKANCWILPIIQGYVQIEKCIVEVGFDEQPQQEIFNLAIISRRSRFRAGTRYKRRGVDDDGKCANYVETEQLVWYHDHQVSFAQVRGSVPVYWSQPGYKYKPPPRIDKDEEETQVAFEKHFGEELALYGPICIVNLVEQSGKEKIVWEAYSNHVFNYNHLDITYTTFDFHEYCRGMHFENVSILVNALATLLADMGYCWRDKQGTICMQKGVFRVNCIDCLDRTNVVQTALGKAVMEMQFSKLGLIPPDGTLPANIRQTFQLLWANNGDIISKQYAGTNALKGDYTRTGERKFTGLMKDGMNSANRYYQQHFMDDLRQAAIDTLLGNPIDVAQLNTDWSHYLDILDNCCLELMPIKPPNIQLQLATLPDFLYATALYNLARYYLNRFKDVYRQATIDMMLGNPVSEEVFQERTEEEDNAATAIHVKLLIEDCKKLLIPDPEIILGSWGVIDADPVTGDPTETEMDTILILTRDSYYVADYDDQIDKVTNYQRVLLSDIVLIEFGQPENTVSFFKNKHYHCIRINYKVNGEYGYFHMFRSTNLRFFNNMAVVIKTEEESIESLKAICEAISVTMEISHLPKVPVAMNVALDKRKSKLVNIKGSTGLLDISSFPELTRNVSETQLLALKTAGTKALSNMSEQFSKLNKLSFGAKKPIDLAKSVGGRKEEKLSKPIFTVGSRNISGDVKERSTSSNSSSSSSSGSSNSSSEENIEMTHIHVEKPANFSHDKHLMEAYTPSIGIIMGVKNTNVAEVCETDINVELSMRHSNVNADAKPEMAIDALHLIPQAESGTSIISASPQRTTATTPEITVYDVGDSLSEERERAIPPSTLTLSKNISHSTGHVDEKALTVGAKNIALQTDNRLDEKKRSASEQDLTLSITSSQSESALKSIRENIASVTSPVASTAKDILLPFSKLAKGVQTLGANLDPRKLKTGHMMRNLSEQHMEERRKLQEKWSTCQSRLIAL, translated from the exons ATGGAGTTGTTCCGCACCGACACGCACTTCATCTTCGTGAAGGAGAGGCACAGCCTCTGGTGCGACAAGTACACCGGCGAGTTCGCCGCAAAATCGG ATTGGGAATGGGCCACGCCGAAAGACTTGGAATGCCTGGGAATGTTTTACGGGATAGTGGGGAAGATCGAGCAAACGTCGGTGCTGGAACCCCGCCTGATGCTCATAAAGGATGTGATACCAGCGGGAGAGTTGCACGGTGGTCATGTTGTCTACAGGATCAAGTCCATCGCGTTCCTGCACATCGGCACAGAGAATACAGACATCGGTTTGCTGCCTTGTAAGAAGCATCAGTATGTGTTCAAGAAGAAAGGTGGTACTGGGCTGTTCGACGTACCGCAGAAAGCAGCCCTGGCGAAGACCTGGGGTACGATCAAGAATGCCACAAATACCATAAAAAATACTACGCAGCAAGCTGCCGCGCTAGCTACGTCTCAA GTAAAATCTACAGTAACAAAACGAAGCATGGTGAAGGATAAAGAAAGATTCGAGAAGAGAATATTGGAAgagttgaataaaatattcaccGAAACcgattcctttttcttctgccAAACTGGTGACATCACCAACAGCCTACAACGACAGTGTATAATGGAATCTCAGCAAGAGGAGGACGATCAAAGCAAGCCATTGTGGCAACGCGTCGATGACAGATTCTTCTGGAATAAGCACATGTTGCATGACCTTATCAGCCTGAAT ACAGATAAAGCAAACTGCTGGATACTACCAATCATTCAAGGGTATGTTCAGATAGAGAAATGCATAGTTGAAGTAGGTTTTGATGAACAACCGCAGCAAGAGATATTTAACTTGGCGATCATATCGAGGAGAAGTAGGTTCCGCGCTGGAACCAG ATATAAGAGGCGTGGCGTGGACGATGACGGCAAGTGTGCAAATTATGTCGAAACGGAACAATTGGTCTGGTATCACGATCATCAAGTATCTTTTGCGCAAGTACGAGGGAGTGTGCCGGTGTATTGGTCGCAACCCGGCTACAAATACAAGCCTCCACCCCGGATTGATAAGG acgaggaggaaacgcAGGTGGCATTTGAGAAGCACTTCGGCGAGGAGCTTGCGCTGTACGGACCTATTTGCATCGTTAATCTGGTCGAACAATCTGGCAAGGAAAAAATCGTTTGGGAGGCTTACAGCAATCatgtgtttaattataatcacTTGGACATCACGTACACCACCTTCGACTTTCACGAATATTG TCGAGGAATGCATTTTGAGAATGTGTCCATTCTGGTTAACGCGTTGGCCACGTTACTGGCAGATATGGGTTACTGCTGGCGCGATAAACAAGGTACGATTTGCATGCAAAAGGGCGTATTCCGTGTAAATTGCATAGATTGCTTAGATAGAACAAACGTGGTGCAAACCGCTCTGGGTAAAGCTGTTATGGAAATGCAGTTCTCGAAATTGGGACTTATACCGCCCGACGGAACTCTGCCCGCAAACATAAGACAGACTTTCCAATTGCTTTGGGCTAATAATGGGGATATTATTAGCAAGCAGTACGCGGGAACGAACGCTTTAAAG GGTGACTATACGCGCACTGGGGAGAGAAAGTTTACCGGGTTGATGAAAGACGGCATGAACTCCGCAAACAG ATATTATCAGCAACACTTTATGGACGACTTACGTCAAGCAGCAATAGATACGCTGCTAGGAAACCCGATCGACGTTGCTCAACTGAACACTGATTGGTCACACTATTTAGATATTCTCGATAATTGCTGTCTCGAACTTATGCCTATAAAACCACCGAATATACAACTTCAACTTGCTACTCTTCCCGACTTTCTTTATGCCACTGCCCTTTATAATTTGGCAAG ATATTACTTGAATCGTTTCAAGGATGTCTACAGACAAGCAACAATTGATATGATGCTGGGAAATCCGGTGAGCGAGGAAGTATTCCAAGAACGTACCGAGGAGGAGGATAACGCTGCGACTGCGATTCACGTGAAATTGTTGATCGAGGATTGCAAAAAATTGCTGATACCCGATCCGGAAATTATTCTAGGCAGTTGGGGAGTCATCGATGCCGATCCTGT TACTGGCGATCCGACAGAGACGGAAATGGACACTATTCTAATATTAACTCGAGATAGCTATTACGTAGCGGATTATGATGATCAAATCGATAAAGTCACAAATTACCAAAGAGTCCTGCTAAGCGACATCGTATTGATCGAGTTCGGTCAGCCCGAAAATACGGTGTCGTTTTTCAAGAATAAGCACTATCACTGCATTCGAATCAATTACAAGGTCAATGGCGAGTACGGTTACTTTCACATGTTCCGCAGTACGAATTTAAGATTCTTCAATAATATGGCAGTTGTAATCAAAACTGAGGAGGAAAGCATAG AATCTTTAAAAGCAATTTGCGAAGCGATATCAGTAACCATGGAAATATCGCACTTGCCAAAGGTCCCCGTGGCCATGAACGTTGCGTTAGACAAAAGAAAGAGTAAATTGGTTAATATTAAGGGGTCTACCGGATTACTGGACATCTCGTCGTTCCCAGAACTGACGAGGAATGTGTCCGAGACACAGTTGCTTGCTTTGAAAACAGCAG GTACGAAGGCTCTAAGTAACATGTCGGAGCAATTTAGCAAATTGAACAAACTGAGCTTCGGCGCGAAGAAGCCGATCGATTTGGCCAAAAGCGTGGGCGgtagaaaggaagaaaagttaTCGAAGCCGATTTTCACCGTCGGCAGCAGAAATATCTCCGGCGACGTGAAAGAGAGGAGCACCAGTAgtaacagcagcagcagcagcagcagcggcagcagcaATAGCAGCAGCGaggaaaatatcgaaatgacGCATATACACGTTGAGAAGCCAGCGAACTTCAGTCACGACAAGCATTTGATGGAGGCTTACACCCCGTCGATCGGTATTATCATGGGTGTGAAGAACACCAATGTCGCCGAGGTTTGCGAGACCGACATAAACGTGGAACTATCGATGAGGCACAGTAACGTGAACGCAGATGCGAAACCCGAGATGGCCATCGATGCGCTACATCTGATACCGCAGGCGGAATCCGGCACCAGCATCATCAGCGCTTCGCCGCAGAGGACGACGGCGACCACGCCGGAGATAACGGTATACGACGTGGGCGACAGTCTGAGcgaggagagagaacgagcgatTCCGCCGTCGACTCTGACGCTCTCGAAAAACATCAGCCACTCGACCGGCCACGTTGACGAGAAGGCACTGACCGTTGGTGCGAAAAACATTGCCCTTCAGACGGACAACAGGTTGGACGAGAAGAAGAGGTCAGCTTCCGAGCAGGACCTGACGTTGAGTATCACGTCGTCCCAAAGTGAATCCGCCTTGAAATCCATAAGAGAGAATATCGCGAGCGTCACCAGTCCAGTGGCGTCCACGGCCAAGGATATTCTGCTGCCGTTCTCGAAGCTCGCTAAAGGCGTTCAAACGTTGGGCGCTAATTTGGACCCGCGGAAGCTGAAAACCGGTCACATGATGCGAAATTTGTCCGAGCAGCACATGGAGGAGCGCCGGAAGTTGCAAGAGAAATGGTCCACCTGTCAATCTAGACTTATCGCTTTGTAA